Proteins encoded together in one Bacillota bacterium window:
- a CDS encoding YkvA family protein, producing MTPCSHTHDVKRVLARLPAYARLAWALWRDGRLGRSQKALLALAVGYSVSPVDLIPGFIPVVGQMDDFLVLLAAIRRSLRRLPAQERERLLAAVGITSEDVDADYLLVRAAVHSLIRRAVRLGGRTAGTALRACVRTGYRGLSALMDRFTSHGGTVRSRGRRG from the coding sequence ATGACGCCCTGTAGCCACACCCACGACGTGAAACGGGTGCTGGCGCGGCTGCCCGCATACGCCCGCCTGGCCTGGGCCCTGTGGAGGGATGGCCGCCTGGGAAGAAGCCAGAAGGCTTTGCTGGCTCTGGCGGTCGGCTACAGCGTCTCGCCCGTGGATCTCATCCCCGGCTTCATCCCGGTGGTGGGCCAGATGGATGATTTCCTGGTGTTGCTGGCCGCCATCCGGCGTTCCCTGCGCCGTCTTCCCGCGCAGGAGCGGGAGCGGCTCCTGGCTGCGGTCGGTATCACCTCTGAGGACGTTGACGCTGACTACCTCCTCGTCCGGGCCGCGGTCCATTCTCTCATACGTCGCGCCGTGCGGCTGGGAGGGCGGACGGCAGGGACGGCGTTGCGAGCCTGTGTGCGAACGGGATATCGGGGCCTGAGCGCTCTTATGGACCGGTTTACTTCCCACGGGGGAACCGTTCGATCTCGGGGCCGGCGGGGATGA
- the otsB gene encoding trehalose-phosphatase — MARCSTPPGDECWRRIRGALAAGLDLALFQDLDGTLAPLAPSPERARLPGDTRRVLESLRSLPRCLIWVVTGRRAQDALGMVGLPDIGYAGVHGLEIRWPAPRPDRGEHPAGVDGRACPAGAEELVYPAGAQEAVPAVRTALAALRRDLATVPGCLLEDKGLSVAVHYRQVARHLRPHVIATVQDVAARFPSLRLQPGHWMLELRPQLPWDKGKAVRWLLEKTYGGEWSGRVLPVYIGDDLTDEDAFESLGRRAVTIKVGPGPTGAAYRLRGPEEVTRFLQECACLLSATGPSRAGGRQWGQ, encoded by the coding sequence ATGGCAAGGTGTAGCACCCCGCCCGGCGACGAGTGCTGGCGGCGCATCAGAGGAGCACTGGCGGCCGGGCTCGACCTGGCACTGTTCCAGGACCTGGACGGCACTCTGGCTCCTCTTGCCCCTTCGCCCGAACGGGCCCGCCTGCCCGGGGACACCCGCAGGGTGCTGGAATCTCTCCGTTCGCTCCCGCGCTGCCTCATCTGGGTGGTCACCGGCCGCAGGGCACAGGATGCCCTGGGCATGGTGGGCCTGCCCGACATCGGATACGCGGGAGTCCATGGCCTGGAAATCAGGTGGCCTGCCCCCCGCCCGGACCGCGGAGAGCACCCGGCCGGCGTGGATGGGCGGGCGTGCCCGGCCGGCGCCGAGGAGCTGGTGTACCCGGCCGGCGCCCAGGAGGCCGTGCCCGCCGTGAGAACAGCACTGGCCGCCCTGCGCCGGGATCTGGCGACGGTGCCGGGATGCCTGCTGGAGGACAAGGGGCTCTCTGTGGCCGTACACTACCGCCAGGTCGCCCGCCACTTGCGCCCGCACGTGATCGCCACCGTGCAAGACGTGGCGGCGAGGTTCCCGTCGCTCCGCCTCCAGCCCGGTCACTGGATGCTGGAACTCCGCCCCCAGCTCCCCTGGGACAAGGGCAAAGCCGTACGGTGGTTGCTGGAGAAAACCTACGGTGGAGAATGGAGCGGGCGGGTGCTTCCCGTATACATCGGGGACGACCTCACCGACGAGGATGCCTTCGAATCCCTGGGTCGTCGCGCCGTCACCATCAAGGTGGGACCCGGCCCCACCGGGGCCGCCTACCGGCTCAGGGGCCCTGAGGAGGTGACGCGCTTCCTGCAGGAGTGCGCGTGCCTGCTGTCAGCTACCGGCCCGTCCCGGGCGGGTGGCAGGCAGTGGGGACAGTGA
- a CDS encoding trehalose-6-phosphate synthase yields the protein MASERWNAERVQNLFRRVLPGRSLVVVSNREPYQHVRHDAAIKVDRPAGGLTAALDPVMQGLGGTWVAWGSGNADRVVAPAGTTWVPPEDPRYQLKRVWLSNSQVRGYYEGFSNRVLWPLCHLLIERLDLRESFWKDYARVNLRFAREAAHMADPADVVWVHDYQLALVPLFLRARRPGTLISSFWHIPWPPHAAFRFCPQASQIIKGLLGCDLVGFQTPEYARQFLECCERELAGTCRVTYEEHQEESARAWRVGEVVWRDRPVAVGAFPISIDFDTFAQLAISPEALMAARRLLRRLELQARPSGIYLPGPESASRLVLGVAVDRLDYTKGILERLAAVDRFFADNPHYRERVTVIQVVAPSRTGIPDYRRLRSEVLAAVAQVNSRHATERWQPVHSIDHKVGHTTLAGLYRLADFAIVSSVYDGMNLVAKEFVAARAHPDGVLLLSRTAGAAGELEQAVPINPLDPVGFAAAIRTAVEMPPEERRRRMAALQDYVREHNIYRWVADFLAALASLPAAGPLRIHRGHRPLLAAPCASGWSVGPRRSHP from the coding sequence ATGGCGTCGGAACGCTGGAATGCAGAACGGGTCCAGAACCTGTTCCGACGAGTCCTGCCCGGCAGGAGCCTGGTGGTGGTGTCCAACCGGGAGCCGTACCAGCACGTAAGGCACGATGCGGCCATAAAGGTAGACCGCCCGGCGGGCGGCCTTACCGCCGCGCTGGATCCGGTGATGCAGGGCCTGGGGGGAACGTGGGTGGCGTGGGGTAGCGGTAATGCCGACCGGGTGGTAGCACCCGCAGGCACTACCTGGGTCCCTCCCGAGGACCCGCGCTACCAACTCAAGCGCGTATGGCTGAGCAACAGCCAGGTTCGGGGCTACTACGAGGGGTTTTCCAACCGGGTGCTCTGGCCCCTCTGTCACCTGCTCATCGAGCGTCTTGACCTCCGCGAGTCCTTCTGGAAAGACTACGCCCGGGTCAACCTCCGCTTCGCCCGCGAAGCAGCACACATGGCCGACCCAGCGGACGTGGTCTGGGTCCACGATTACCAGCTGGCCCTGGTTCCGCTGTTCCTGCGGGCCCGGCGTCCCGGCACCCTCATATCCTCCTTCTGGCACATACCCTGGCCGCCCCATGCCGCCTTCCGCTTCTGCCCCCAGGCCTCGCAGATCATCAAGGGCCTGCTGGGTTGCGACCTCGTCGGCTTTCAGACCCCCGAATACGCCAGGCAATTTCTGGAGTGCTGCGAGAGGGAGCTGGCGGGGACGTGCCGGGTGACGTACGAGGAGCACCAGGAAGAATCCGCCCGGGCCTGGCGGGTGGGCGAGGTGGTGTGGCGCGACAGACCGGTGGCGGTGGGGGCCTTCCCCATCAGCATCGACTTCGACACCTTCGCGCAACTGGCCATCTCACCGGAGGCCCTGATGGCCGCCCGCCGCCTCCTCCGCCGCCTGGAGTTGCAGGCCCGCCCATCAGGCATTTACCTGCCCGGACCGGAATCCGCATCCCGCCTGGTGCTGGGAGTAGCGGTCGACAGGCTGGACTACACCAAGGGCATCCTGGAAAGGCTGGCGGCCGTCGATCGCTTCTTCGCCGATAACCCCCACTACCGGGAAAGGGTAACCGTCATCCAGGTGGTGGCACCCAGCCGTACAGGCATACCGGATTACCGGCGGCTTCGCTCTGAGGTGCTTGCGGCGGTCGCGCAGGTAAACTCCCGTCATGCCACCGAGCGCTGGCAGCCCGTGCACTCTATCGACCATAAGGTGGGCCACACCACCCTGGCCGGCCTCTACCGGCTGGCGGACTTCGCCATCGTGTCGTCCGTGTACGACGGCATGAATCTGGTGGCCAAGGAATTCGTGGCCGCGCGCGCGCATCCCGACGGCGTGCTCCTGCTCAGCAGGACGGCCGGGGCAGCCGGGGAGCTAGAGCAAGCGGTGCCCATCAATCCCCTGGACCCGGTGGGGTTCGCGGCTGCCATCCGCACGGCCGTGGAGATGCCGCCGGAGGAACGGCGCCGGCGTATGGCCGCACTTCAGGACTACGTGCGGGAACACAATATCTACCGCTGGGTAGCCGATTTCCTCGCCGCCCTCGCTTCGCTGCCTGCGGCGGGGCCGCTGCGAATCCATCGGGGACACCGCCCTTTGCTCGCCGCCCCGTGCGCCTCGGGCTGGTCGGTGGGACCCCGAAGGAGCCACCCGTGA
- a CDS encoding PRK06851 family protein, translating into MAVMKRGHIKRVFPGGNTSVGFFSFYDYIAPLDATRIFVIKGGPGVGKSTFIRGIGEALVGRGIDIEFHHCSSDNNSLDGLYIPAIKVALIDGTAPHVVDPKVPGAVDEIIHLGDYWDENGLRARRKEIMEANAEVSRCFARAYRFLKAAQVVYDDWETLNRQAMDYALANQKAAALVDEVLNSRPIAPRLGRDRHLFASAITPDGLMNYVDTIIGPMPRKYVIQGEPGTGKSYLLKKIATAALERGLDTGLYHCPLNPEKVEHVVIPALGVALTKSIEPHTWRPAPEDIIVEMNECLDQKIVARNQAAMNDAERLFGQLFAQGIACIHNAKASHDLMEAYYVPCMDFEKISRVRERTLERIMGYAAEVGLAAE; encoded by the coding sequence ATGGCGGTAATGAAGCGTGGCCACATAAAGCGGGTGTTTCCGGGGGGAAACACTTCCGTCGGATTCTTTTCCTTCTACGACTATATCGCGCCCCTCGACGCCACCCGCATATTCGTCATCAAAGGTGGCCCCGGTGTAGGAAAGTCCACCTTCATCCGGGGCATTGGTGAAGCCCTGGTGGGCCGGGGCATCGACATCGAGTTCCATCACTGCTCGTCGGACAACAACTCCCTGGACGGCCTGTACATCCCCGCCATCAAAGTGGCGCTAATCGACGGCACCGCTCCCCACGTCGTGGACCCCAAGGTGCCGGGTGCCGTCGACGAAATCATCCACCTGGGGGACTACTGGGACGAAAACGGCCTGCGGGCGCGCCGCAAGGAGATCATGGAGGCCAACGCGGAAGTGAGCCGATGCTTCGCCCGCGCCTACCGCTTCCTCAAGGCCGCCCAGGTGGTCTACGACGACTGGGAAACCCTCAATCGCCAGGCCATGGACTACGCCCTGGCCAACCAGAAGGCCGCCGCCCTCGTCGACGAGGTCCTGAACTCCCGGCCTATCGCTCCCAGGCTGGGTCGCGACCGCCACCTCTTCGCCTCCGCCATCACCCCCGACGGCCTCATGAACTACGTGGACACCATCATCGGGCCCATGCCCCGCAAGTACGTAATTCAGGGAGAACCGGGCACGGGCAAGTCGTACCTGCTCAAGAAGATCGCCACCGCCGCCCTCGAGCGCGGCCTGGACACCGGGCTCTACCACTGCCCCCTCAACCCCGAAAAGGTGGAGCACGTGGTGATCCCCGCCCTGGGCGTCGCCCTCACCAAGTCCATCGAGCCCCACACCTGGCGGCCCGCTCCGGAGGACATCATCGTGGAAATGAACGAATGCCTCGACCAGAAGATCGTGGCCCGCAACCAGGCTGCCATGAACGACGCCGAGCGGCTGTTCGGTCAGCTCTTCGCCCAGGGTATCGCCTGCATCCATAACGCCAAGGCCAGCCACGACCTCATGGAGGCCTACTACGTTCCCTGCATGGACTTCGAGAAGATCAGCCGCGTGCGCGAGCGCACCCTGGAACGAATCATGGGCTACGCCGCCGAGGTGGGCCTGGCCGCCGAGTAG
- a CDS encoding DEAD/DEAH box helicase → MSARQDFKRGRGLGRVEFPPPLAPGQLDDFQREAIDHLLAGQDVLVYAPTGSGKTRIAEEFAAWLLERGRGMGYTAPLKAISNQKFRDFVELFGEQRVGLLTGDISINPGAPLLVMTTEIFRNRCLTEPAMLSGMACVVLDEIHYLGDEQRGTVWEESVIFCPDHLVILGLSATVSNAGELAEWMGGVRARPVHVVYESRRPVPLEFRWILPDGRVVEEAKARDAARLLGRGRARRPRQPGWGGIREDHEELERGGRGARGCHRGGSWPGEAEDLL, encoded by the coding sequence ATGAGTGCAAGGCAGGACTTCAAACGAGGCCGGGGCCTGGGGCGGGTGGAATTCCCGCCGCCCCTGGCCCCCGGTCAGCTTGACGACTTCCAAAGGGAGGCCATTGACCACCTGCTGGCCGGGCAGGACGTGCTGGTATACGCGCCCACCGGGAGCGGAAAGACCCGCATCGCCGAGGAGTTTGCCGCCTGGCTCCTCGAGCGGGGGCGGGGGATGGGGTACACCGCTCCCTTGAAGGCCATATCCAATCAGAAGTTCCGGGATTTCGTGGAGCTGTTTGGCGAGCAACGCGTGGGCCTGCTGACTGGGGACATCTCCATCAACCCCGGGGCGCCCCTGCTGGTCATGACCACCGAGATTTTCCGCAACCGCTGTCTCACCGAGCCCGCCATGCTCTCGGGGATGGCCTGCGTCGTGCTGGACGAGATCCATTACCTGGGTGACGAGCAGAGGGGGACGGTGTGGGAAGAGAGTGTCATCTTCTGCCCGGACCACCTGGTGATCCTGGGGCTTTCGGCCACCGTCTCCAATGCGGGTGAGCTGGCGGAGTGGATGGGGGGAGTGCGCGCCCGCCCGGTACACGTGGTTTACGAGAGCAGGCGCCCGGTGCCGTTGGAGTTCCGCTGGATCCTGCCCGACGGACGGGTGGTGGAGGAGGCGAAGGCCCGCGACGCTGCCAGGTTGCTGGGCAGGGGCAGGGCACGCCGGCCGCGGCAGCCGGGGTGGGGCGGAATCCGGGAAGACCACGAAGAGCTCGAGCGCGGGGGCCGGGGCGCACGGGGCTGTCACAGGGGTGGCTCCTGGCCGGGGGAGGCAGAAGACCTGCTGTGA
- a CDS encoding RNA helicase: protein MSEKRAALAVPLRSDAPDPGAVLEAIATAGGHFPLLYFVFSRRQTEEMAEQVAQNWDFLLPDEKRRVGAEIKEARDAYPGLLNLPGRRTLLRVLVQGIAYHHAGLAPQLKLLVERLYCQGLVRVVFCTETFAAGVNYPAASAVFHACRKWDGRDFRMLRAREFFQMAGRAGRRGYDPVGWVYVRVPAHRPDEAGFYREQAVEPVESTFTVSPATVLNMWQWGDESLVDRFLERSLLSFRAHRQMESAGREMEMLRNQLRAGLLPGRKAKAAQRRIRHLGRRVEELTGVARGPRRQFQALVDVLGRLGYLGRDGLRPPGLFAARLRYQEILVTEMAFRGLLTGPPAAEVAAILAGVDYEPGRYPAVEPVHLRAMAAVRRLQEVLVRRGVPPDFCRWHPEPCLLAYRWYQGCSFADLLGLTTLQEGDVISILRREIDLLRQLEDAAIPGGEEPVGRLRERVSHIRARLDRDEVEAIV from the coding sequence GTGAGCGAGAAGCGAGCGGCGCTAGCGGTGCCTCTGCGGAGCGACGCACCCGACCCGGGTGCGGTGCTGGAAGCCATCGCGACTGCGGGGGGGCATTTCCCCCTTTTGTATTTCGTCTTCAGCCGCCGGCAGACCGAGGAGATGGCGGAGCAGGTTGCGCAAAACTGGGATTTCCTTCTACCCGACGAGAAACGCCGGGTGGGGGCGGAGATCAAGGAGGCGCGCGATGCCTATCCGGGCCTCCTGAACCTGCCGGGGCGGCGCACCCTGCTGCGCGTGCTGGTCCAGGGCATCGCCTACCACCACGCCGGCCTGGCCCCGCAGCTCAAGTTGCTGGTAGAGAGGCTGTACTGTCAGGGTCTGGTGCGGGTGGTGTTCTGCACGGAGACCTTCGCGGCGGGGGTGAACTACCCCGCGGCTTCCGCCGTCTTCCACGCCTGCCGCAAGTGGGACGGGCGAGACTTCCGCATGCTGCGGGCGCGTGAGTTCTTTCAGATGGCGGGTAGGGCCGGGCGGCGCGGATACGACCCCGTGGGATGGGTGTACGTGCGCGTTCCCGCCCATCGCCCGGACGAGGCCGGTTTCTACCGGGAACAGGCGGTGGAGCCGGTGGAGAGCACCTTCACCGTGTCGCCGGCCACCGTGCTCAACATGTGGCAGTGGGGGGACGAGAGTCTGGTCGACCGCTTTCTGGAAAGGAGCCTGCTTTCGTTCCGGGCCCATCGCCAGATGGAGTCCGCCGGGCGGGAGATGGAAATGCTGAGGAATCAGCTCCGGGCCGGGCTCCTGCCGGGGAGGAAGGCGAAGGCCGCCCAGCGGCGCATCCGCCACCTGGGCCGGCGGGTGGAGGAGCTGACCGGGGTGGCCCGGGGCCCGCGGCGACAGTTCCAGGCCCTGGTGGACGTGCTGGGCAGGCTGGGTTACCTGGGGCGGGATGGTCTCCGTCCCCCGGGCCTGTTTGCCGCCCGGCTGCGCTACCAGGAGATCCTGGTCACCGAGATGGCTTTCCGGGGCCTGCTCACCGGGCCGCCTGCGGCAGAGGTGGCCGCCATCCTGGCCGGGGTGGACTACGAGCCCGGCCGCTACCCGGCCGTGGAACCCGTGCACCTCCGCGCGATGGCCGCGGTGCGCCGGCTGCAGGAGGTTCTGGTGCGCAGGGGGGTACCGCCCGATTTCTGCCGGTGGCACCCCGAGCCCTGCCTGCTGGCCTACCGCTGGTACCAGGGATGCTCCTTCGCCGACCTGCTCGGCCTCACCACCCTGCAGGAGGGCGACGTCATCTCCATCCTGCGCCGGGAAATTGACCTCTTGCGGCAGCTGGAGGACGCCGCGATTCCCGGCGGGGAGGAACCGGTGGGGCGGCTGAGGGAGAGGGTGAGCCACATCCGGGCTCGCCTGGATCGGGACGAGGTCGAGGCCATCGTCTGA
- a CDS encoding zinc ribbon domain-containing protein: protein MPVYEYECEHCGTFEVYRSITAEPLEECPQCGGKVRKLISRHVSIIFKGSGFHTTDYRSEEYRKREKEEKSQAKDSTAASS, encoded by the coding sequence GTGCCGGTATACGAGTACGAGTGCGAGCATTGTGGCACCTTCGAGGTTTACCGCAGCATTACCGCCGAGCCCCTCGAGGAGTGTCCACAATGCGGGGGGAAGGTGCGCAAGCTCATCAGTCGTCACGTGAGCATCATCTTCAAGGGGTCGGGGTTCCACACCACCGACTACCGCAGTGAAGAATACCGCAAGCGGGAAAAGGAAGAGAAGAGTCAGGCCAAAGACAGCACGGCTGCCAGTTCCTGA
- a CDS encoding ATP-binding protein — protein sequence MPVAELEPGSLRLVCDPACFPYETTDQVPPLEGMIGQERAMRAMEFGLKVRNPGYNMYMAGVPGTGKTTYAQTLVSKVARGQKAPDDWCYVYNFDDADRPAALRLPPGKGSEFQRDMEELVQDLKAHIPRVFESADYEQQRSETMGKYQGRIAEVLRALVERARTQGFALQQTAAGFMVAPLIGGQPITSEQYQELPEPVRREIEEKGNAVQEWISQAQRQVRMLEKEARGAIRELEQRIARVAVGPLIERLQEKWRDFPLVVNYLSRVEGDVRENLEEFRPSEGEGTPVPLPFMPPRQERESAVLRYRVNLLVNNAGAQGAPVVVETNPTYYNLFGGVEYRSHMGVMVTDFTMIRAGAVHRANGGYLILQARDVLVNPGAWDGLKRALKNRSIQIENMGEQFRLIPTRTLRPEPIPLDVKIILVGNAVLHMLLQYYDEDFRKFFKVKADFDTEMPRNGENLEGYFRFLSSLCRREGIRHLDRTAVAKVVEYSSRLAGSQKKLSTRFNEVVEVVYEANVWADADGSPVIRAAHIDKAIEEKIYRSNRIEEKIREMLAEGKILVDVDGATAGQVNGLSVLQVGDYSFGRPSRITARTFLGEEGVVNIERETEMSGNIHSKGVLILGGYLGGKYAQDKPLSLSARLVFEQTYEEVDGDSASSTELYALLSSLSGLPIRQDLAVTGSVNQNGEVQPIGGVNEKIEGFYAVCKVKDLTGRQGVIIPHQNVDDLMLKEEVVEAVRAGRFHIYPVHTVDEGIELLTGVPAGTLQPDGTYPEGTVHCLVDRKLREMAEKLTAFGGAGRGRPRASRRVRRGASDAPPDEPDDEAGSRFL from the coding sequence GTGCCGGTTGCCGAGCTAGAGCCCGGGTCCTTGCGGCTGGTGTGCGACCCTGCCTGCTTTCCCTATGAGACCACCGACCAGGTTCCCCCTCTGGAGGGGATGATCGGTCAGGAACGGGCCATGCGCGCCATGGAGTTCGGCCTCAAGGTGCGCAACCCCGGTTACAACATGTACATGGCGGGGGTGCCGGGCACAGGCAAGACTACTTATGCCCAGACCCTGGTGAGCAAGGTGGCCCGCGGGCAAAAAGCTCCCGACGACTGGTGCTACGTGTACAACTTCGACGACGCCGACCGGCCCGCGGCCCTGCGCCTGCCTCCCGGCAAGGGCAGTGAGTTTCAGCGGGACATGGAGGAACTGGTCCAGGACCTCAAGGCCCACATCCCCCGTGTCTTCGAGAGCGCCGACTACGAGCAGCAGCGTTCGGAGACCATGGGCAAGTACCAGGGCCGCATTGCGGAGGTGTTGCGCGCCCTGGTGGAAAGGGCGCGCACCCAGGGTTTTGCCCTGCAGCAAACGGCCGCGGGATTCATGGTGGCACCGCTGATTGGTGGCCAACCGATCACCAGTGAGCAGTATCAGGAGCTGCCCGAGCCGGTGCGGCGCGAGATCGAAGAGAAGGGTAACGCGGTGCAGGAGTGGATCTCCCAGGCGCAGCGCCAGGTGCGGATGCTGGAGAAGGAGGCGCGCGGAGCCATCCGCGAACTGGAGCAGCGCATTGCCCGGGTGGCGGTGGGGCCCCTGATAGAGCGTCTGCAGGAGAAGTGGCGGGACTTCCCCCTGGTGGTGAATTACCTCTCCAGGGTGGAAGGGGACGTACGCGAGAATCTGGAGGAGTTCCGGCCTTCCGAAGGGGAGGGTACACCGGTGCCCCTACCGTTCATGCCCCCCCGCCAGGAGAGGGAGAGTGCCGTCCTGCGCTACCGGGTGAACCTGCTGGTGAACAACGCCGGTGCCCAGGGGGCTCCCGTGGTGGTGGAGACGAATCCCACGTATTACAACCTCTTCGGCGGGGTGGAGTACCGCAGCCACATGGGGGTCATGGTCACCGACTTCACCATGATCCGGGCCGGTGCCGTCCACCGCGCCAACGGGGGATATCTCATCCTCCAGGCCCGGGACGTGCTGGTCAACCCGGGAGCCTGGGATGGTCTAAAGCGCGCCCTGAAAAACCGCAGCATCCAGATCGAGAACATGGGGGAGCAGTTCCGCCTCATCCCCACGCGTACCCTGCGGCCCGAGCCCATCCCGCTGGACGTCAAGATCATCCTGGTCGGCAATGCCGTCCTGCATATGCTGCTCCAGTACTACGACGAGGACTTCCGGAAGTTCTTCAAGGTGAAGGCCGACTTTGATACCGAGATGCCCCGGAACGGCGAGAACCTGGAGGGGTACTTCCGGTTCCTGTCTTCCTTGTGCCGGCGAGAAGGGATCAGGCATCTGGACCGCACCGCGGTGGCCAAGGTGGTGGAATACTCCTCCCGCCTGGCCGGGAGCCAGAAGAAGCTCTCCACCCGGTTCAACGAAGTGGTGGAGGTGGTCTACGAGGCCAACGTCTGGGCCGACGCAGACGGCAGCCCCGTCATCAGGGCGGCCCACATCGATAAGGCCATCGAGGAGAAGATTTACCGGTCCAACCGGATCGAAGAGAAGATCAGGGAGATGCTGGCCGAGGGCAAGATCCTGGTGGACGTTGATGGAGCCACGGCGGGCCAGGTGAACGGTCTCTCGGTCCTGCAGGTGGGAGACTACTCCTTCGGGCGTCCCTCCCGCATCACCGCCCGCACCTTCCTGGGGGAGGAGGGTGTGGTCAATATCGAGCGGGAGACGGAGATGTCGGGGAACATCCACTCCAAGGGCGTCCTCATCCTGGGAGGGTACCTGGGAGGCAAGTACGCCCAGGATAAGCCGCTTTCGCTGTCGGCCCGGCTTGTCTTCGAGCAAACCTATGAAGAGGTGGACGGGGACAGTGCTTCCAGCACCGAGCTCTACGCCCTGCTCTCGAGCCTGTCCGGCCTGCCCATCCGCCAGGACCTGGCGGTGACCGGTTCCGTCAACCAGAACGGGGAAGTGCAGCCCATCGGCGGGGTCAACGAGAAGATCGAGGGCTTTTACGCCGTGTGCAAGGTGAAGGATCTCACGGGACGGCAGGGCGTGATCATCCCCCACCAGAACGTGGACGACCTCATGTTGAAGGAAGAGGTGGTGGAGGCGGTGCGGGCGGGGAGGTTCCACATCTACCCCGTGCACACCGTGGACGAAGGCATCGAGTTGCTGACGGGGGTCCCGGCCGGCACCCTGCAGCCGGACGGTACCTACCCCGAGGGGACGGTGCACTGCCTGGTGGATCGCAAGCTGCGGGAGATGGCCGAGAAGCTGACCGCCTTCGGAGGAGCAGGCCGGGGTCGCCCCCGCGCCAGCCGCCGGGTGCGCCGGGGCGCGAG